In one window of Candidatus Woesearchaeota archaeon DNA:
- a CDS encoding proteasome assembly chaperone family protein, which produces MTVVLNKIPKNPIILEGFPGFGLVGTITTEYLVNQLKAEPIGYIELPDIRPMVAIHEGKLIRPIGLYYDKKTNLLIVHVMTNVEGLEWQLADALLEVARKTSAKMLVSVEGVGAPDADTESHKPYYYTNDATIKKKFDKENIEELKEGIILGVTATLLLRTLKQKIVCIFTETHSQLPDSKSAAVTLDVLDKVLGIKVDNKLLLEQAAAFEEKIKSVVAQAQQAQETQRKKTLSYFG; this is translated from the coding sequence ATGACAGTTGTACTTAATAAAATTCCAAAAAATCCTATTATTCTTGAAGGCTTTCCTGGCTTTGGCCTCGTGGGAACCATCACCACAGAGTACCTTGTGAACCAACTCAAAGCAGAACCCATTGGGTACATAGAACTTCCAGACATAAGACCTATGGTGGCAATTCACGAAGGAAAACTCATAAGACCTATCGGCCTCTACTATGATAAGAAAACAAATCTACTCATCGTTCACGTCATGACTAATGTAGAAGGACTTGAATGGCAACTAGCAGACGCTCTTCTTGAAGTAGCACGTAAAACATCTGCAAAAATGTTGGTAAGTGTTGAAGGAGTAGGAGCTCCTGACGCTGACACAGAGTCACACAAACCATACTACTACACAAACGATGCAACTATCAAAAAGAAGTTTGATAAAGAAAACATAGAAGAACTCAAAGAAGGCATCATTCTTGGCGTTACCGCAACACTTCTCTTAAGAACTCTCAAACAAAAAATTGTCTGCATCTTCACAGAAACACACTCACAACTCCCAGACTCTAAAAGCGCAGCAGTTACCCTTGATGTGCTTGATAAGGTTCTAGGCATTAAAGTTGATAACAAACTCCTTCTTGAACAAGCAGCAGCGTTTGAAGAAAAAATAAAATCCGTCGTTGCTCAAGCACAACAAGCACAAGAAACACAAAGGAAGAAAACACTCTCCTACTTTGGCTGA
- a CDS encoding AAA family ATPase yields the protein MNTEHFLKIFLEQKEPFEGIKGQQDVKFALKSALISGRHILIIGPPGIGKTTIAKSVAKLLPENRFVRIQGSPDLTAEDIIGDIDPIKAMEYGPLSVEAFTPGKLFKADKGVLFFDELNRCPEKLQNALLQVLAERKATIGSYDVDFDANFTFIATMNPEDSSTEKLSEVLLDRFDVIYMDYPESQKIEEDIVNEKAHVLVEVPSQIVQYAVRFVRHLRNAEKLEIRPSVRASIGLVERASANAALRGKKKADFKDLYDAMISVISHRIKLKPSYAFLQSESQFVEEQLRSFMEVNKISMEREGDG from the coding sequence ATGAACACAGAACACTTCCTCAAAATATTCCTAGAGCAAAAAGAACCCTTTGAAGGAATCAAAGGACAACAAGACGTAAAATTCGCACTCAAAAGTGCACTGATATCAGGCAGGCATATCCTTATCATAGGACCTCCAGGTATAGGAAAAACAACCATTGCGAAAAGCGTTGCAAAACTTCTTCCCGAAAACCGCTTTGTACGAATACAAGGCTCACCAGATCTTACAGCAGAAGATATCATCGGAGACATTGACCCCATTAAAGCAATGGAATACGGACCACTCTCCGTAGAAGCATTTACACCAGGAAAACTCTTCAAAGCAGATAAAGGCGTGCTCTTCTTTGATGAGCTCAACCGTTGTCCTGAAAAATTACAAAACGCGCTTTTACAAGTTCTCGCAGAACGAAAGGCGACCATTGGCAGCTATGACGTTGATTTTGATGCAAACTTCACTTTCATCGCAACAATGAACCCCGAAGACTCCTCAACAGAAAAACTCTCAGAAGTTCTCCTTGATAGATTTGACGTTATCTACATGGACTATCCTGAATCACAAAAAATAGAAGAAGACATCGTGAATGAAAAAGCACATGTGCTTGTAGAAGTTCCGTCTCAAATCGTACAATACGCAGTACGCTTCGTACGACACCTAAGAAATGCGGAAAAACTAGAGATTCGCCCATCGGTAAGAGCATCCATTGGACTTGTGGAACGCGCATCAGCAAACGCAGCACTACGAGGAAAGAAAAAAGCAGATTTTAAAGATCTCTATGATGCAATGATCTCTGTTATCTCGCATAGAATCAAACTCAAACCAAGTTACGCATTCCTTCAATCAGAATCCCAATTCGTTGAAGAACAACTTCGCAGTTTTATGGAAGTCAATAAGATCTCCATGGAACGCGAAGGAGATGGGTGA